In Calliopsis andreniformis isolate RMS-2024a chromosome 6, iyCalAndr_principal, whole genome shotgun sequence, the genomic window TTTTTCCAAGTTGTACACTTAATTGCATTAGCATACGACCATCATTTGTTTCTTTAAGTACTTGCATAAGCAGTGTTACACATCTGGACATATGAAATGCAAAACTTCCTGCTCTATCCACTTCTCGATTTGGTATGTGCCAAACGCCCTAAACAGATAAGACAATATTATCACAATTAATAATAGATAAGAAGTGAAAATGTCAAATGTATGTACAGGAAGGTAATACATTAAGTTTTTAAAAGTGTAATAGATTTACAAGTACACTTATCTCCATAAAAACTTGGTCAGTATACTACAGTACTTTCTGAATTTTGTTTTACATAGATAAGATATCATTACTAAACATTTCCTAATATCAAGACCATGAAATTACATACCAAGTTCAATATTTCAATCGCTTTTGGTTTAATACTGTGCAGTATCAGGTAAAAATAAACATATGTTATACAAGAAAAATTTTATTACTTAACTATACTCTCCTAAATTTTACTTAATTATAATTtatgaaaaagtttttataAATTCTTACTAAGTAATATAGcaaatttattttgataaaaatttaaGTGATATGAATATTAACCCTTTCATATAGTACATATGTTATTATAAAAGAGTTTAGAGGTATTACTATTAAAACTTTTATAAGGTCTGTTAATACCTGGGAGAAAGTTATAATAGATACAGATGCTGGGGCAGATGATGCTGTAGCTATACTTTTGACTTTAAAAAGTGAATTCAAAGGATTCAAAGTTATAGCAATTACTAGTACATATGGAAATACATATGTAGATAATGTAACGCAAAATGTACTTAAAATTTTAACAATTGCTAACAGAAGTGATgtaagtattttatattttgattaTGTTATTATGTATTGCATGAAACTTTATATGTTGTTTTTATAACTTTGAATTCTTTAGATACCTGTGTATAAAGGAGCAGATAAAGCATTAATAAAAGATTACACTCCAACTAACTACTTTGGTTCTGATGGTTTTGGTGACTTTAACTTCACTGAAAATATCACTGCCAAAGTGGATGAAAGCAAACATGCAGCTGTAGCACTTGTGGATTTGGCTAAACAGTATCCAGGTAGAAAATTTAATAATGAAACAACAAAAAATGTATTCAATGTAAGATATACTCATTTTATTGTTTATAGGTGAAATAATTCTGCTAAGTATTGGTCCATTAACAAATGTTGCTTTAGCAATTGCATTAGAACCttcatttttaaaatacttGAAAAATCATATAATATTAGGCTCTAGCGTTTCTGGTGTTGGTAATATACTTCCTAATATTGAGTTTAATTTTTACCAAGATCCAGAAAGTAATTATATTGTTTTGAATCATACTGATACAAGTATAGTATTTCCATGGGAGACAGTTCTTAATAACGATATATCTctggtaattatttagaaaagtAATTTTGTTAGTTAAATTAATATGAATATATTATATGAAAGTATGAATAATATTTAaacaggattggcgcttgaatgTATTAGGAAACATAAATTCTACTATTGTGAATTTCCTAAATAAAGCAGAAAGGCAAAGTTTATTACAATCTACTTCATGGTTAACTtcagatgctatggctgcttcactTATAATGTGGCCAGAATTTGTGACAAAATCCATAGTAACAAATTTAAGTCCTGTATTTACTGGAATGGCAAAAGGCTCAGTACTTGTGGATTACACTAATTTAACTGGTAAACCAAACAATGCAGAAATTGTACAATCATTTAATATAAGTGCCTTTCAACAAGTACTATTAGAAGCATTTTCTTAGATATATCTAAATTTAATACTATAATATGTGATTTATAAAAGCAGAAATAAACTATACTTACACTAAAAAAGTTAGTACTCTTTCTGTCAGCAAATAGTCCTTGAAAACTCTCACCAGGGTAAAACTGACAATTATAGCTGTCCAACAAAAGGTTCCTACACTTTGTTATGTCCTTAGCAGTTTTATTGTTGAAGAAAAAATGTGACAACCTATAAAACGATTTATAGTGTTCAGAAAATCTCAAAATACACTGTTCTAAACCAGCTAAACAGTATGTGATTAAAGTAGCAACTTCTTCTTCTgtcatatttttttctttttgtgcGGATTCAGAttccttcttctttttttcacTCTCACTTTCACCAGAATCACTATCAGTGTCACTGGAACTGTCACTGTCAGAACTATCATCACTACTGCTCGATTCATCACTACTACTAGAACTGGAGTTATTTGTTTCTGTTGTTGTCGTTGTTGTCTGTGTTGTTGTTGTACTTTCTTGAGAACCTCTCCTACTTAATGTTACTTCTTCTTTAGTACTACTAACAACTTTCTTTTTATCTCCTGATTTATCTTTTGTTTCTTTGCTGCATGACTGTAAATCTTCATTTTGCAACCATTTTCCTTCAAATTTCCTAGTGTCTTCATCTtcagggaaagactgttgtgtttcttGACTAATTTCCATTGCTTGTTTCATAAGCGCATCCATCAAATCTTGAACATTTTCTGATTTTCCTTCATTTTCAAACactttatcaattttcaatggtCCTAAAGGGCTCTTTTTATTCTCCTCAGATTTCATTTGTGCTTTCGCTTTTTCAATAgttttcatttttactttctttgACTTTGATTCATTACTTTCGTCACTGGATAATACCATAATATCATCATTTTTCTCTTTCTGCGAAACCATCTCGCAAACTTTCGTGATTACGTCGTCTATTAGAGCAACGACATCCTGCATCAGCTGCAAGTGGGATACGCTCcccaattttattttttttatgttaTCTTGCGGTATCTCAGTAGGAGATCTTTTACGTGTTTCCATTTTTTCGGTGCGTTGATTAGTAGTAAATGCTTTATTTGTTCTATCTACAATTTCGATTTCCTCGATGCTATT contains:
- the LOC143181162 gene encoding uncharacterized protein LOC143181162 isoform X1; its protein translation is MKLHTKFNISIAFGLILCSISTYVIIKEFRGITIKTFIRSVNTWEKVIIDTDAGADDAVAILLTLKSEFKGFKVIAITSTYGNTYVDNVTQNVLKILTIANRSDIPVYKGADKALIKDYTPTNYFGSDGFGDFNFTENITAKVDESKHAAVALVDLAKQYPGEIILLSIGPLTNVALAIALEPSFLKYLKNHIILGSSVSGVGNILPNIEFNFYQDPESNYIVLNHTDTSIVFPWETVLNNDISLDWRLNVLGNINSTIVNFLNKAERQSLLQSTSWLTSDAMAASLIMWPEFVTKSIVTNLSPVFTGMAKGSVLVDYTNLTGKPNNAEIVQSFNISAFQQVLLEAFS
- the LOC143181162 gene encoding uncharacterized protein LOC143181162 isoform X2 codes for the protein MKLHTKFNISIAFGLILCSIRSVNTWEKVIIDTDAGADDAVAILLTLKSEFKGFKVIAITSTYGNTYVDNVTQNVLKILTIANRSDIPVYKGADKALIKDYTPTNYFGSDGFGDFNFTENITAKVDESKHAAVALVDLAKQYPGEIILLSIGPLTNVALAIALEPSFLKYLKNHIILGSSVSGVGNILPNIEFNFYQDPESNYIVLNHTDTSIVFPWETVLNNDISLDWRLNVLGNINSTIVNFLNKAERQSLLQSTSWLTSDAMAASLIMWPEFVTKSIVTNLSPVFTGMAKGSVLVDYTNLTGKPNNAEIVQSFNISAFQQVLLEAFS